Proteins from a single region of Pseudomonas quebecensis:
- a CDS encoding helix-turn-helix domain-containing protein, whose product MTPQEELATLAALIHDLRKHKKLTLAQLAQKIERSVGFLSQVERGLSRPTVADLTAISHALDVPTTYFYSQPKPKAIEWVTRPSERRTVYYANGITDILVSPSMSGAFSILDSLLAPGANSGEQTMSDRAEQAGFVLEGELTLWVDGESDAVTLGPGDSFHLASFAHCRYANLTDLPTRVLWVYN is encoded by the coding sequence ATGACCCCACAAGAAGAACTCGCCACCCTTGCCGCGCTGATCCATGACTTGCGCAAGCACAAGAAGCTCACCCTCGCCCAGCTGGCGCAGAAAATCGAGCGCTCGGTAGGCTTTCTCTCTCAGGTCGAACGCGGTTTGTCGCGCCCGACCGTGGCCGACCTGACCGCCATCAGCCACGCCCTCGACGTGCCCACCACCTACTTCTACAGCCAGCCCAAGCCCAAGGCGATTGAGTGGGTAACCCGCCCCAGCGAGCGGCGCACGGTGTATTACGCCAATGGCATCACCGACATCCTGGTGTCGCCGAGCATGAGCGGCGCTTTTTCCATCCTCGACAGCCTGCTGGCGCCGGGCGCCAACAGCGGTGAACAGACCATGAGCGACCGCGCCGAACAGGCCGGTTTTGTGCTGGAAGGCGAATTGACGCTGTGGGTAGACGGTGAAAGCGACGCGGTCACGCTCGGCCCCGGCGACAGCTTTCACCTGGCCAGTTTCGCCCATTGCCGCTACGCCAACCTCACCGACCTGCCCACCCGCGTGCTGTGGGTTTACAACTAG
- a CDS encoding glutamine synthetase family protein — MKSQSATLLAEVRTFRQHHPDVRYVDLIALDIPGHFYGKRYPIEMLEKVAAGSPLKLPQNAVLLGAQGGLFKIGDYCFHDGDPDANRRLVPGTLKPVSWESQPLGQMLITSDGTEAPIEFEPREVLAKVLQRLHHKGIHPVVAFELEFYLFDKTLDHGLPQFARDPLSDDADDQPTLHIDRLSRFSGVLDDMAQTAKDQGIDITVITAELGPGQFEINFGHLDDGLRAADWAALFCRSTRGVALKHGYRASFMAKPYLQYPGSGMHVHVSLYDGAGNNLLAAHQQQPLRHAVAGCLELLPHCMPIFSPNHNAFRRLGGTVNAATRACWGFEDRDACVRIPDSDPRNLRIEHRLASADANPYLVLAAILAGLEHGLDAQREPIAPLNEDRNSGADFPLDMLDAVRTMQQQASVRDKLGAEFVDVYCENKRQDHLAFQQEINAREYRWFL; from the coding sequence GTGAAAAGCCAATCCGCCACGCTGCTGGCCGAAGTACGGACCTTTCGCCAGCACCATCCGGACGTGCGTTATGTCGACTTGATCGCCCTGGACATTCCGGGGCATTTCTATGGCAAACGCTACCCGATCGAGATGCTCGAAAAGGTCGCCGCCGGCAGCCCGTTGAAGCTGCCGCAGAATGCCGTGCTGCTCGGCGCTCAAGGCGGCCTGTTCAAGATTGGCGACTACTGCTTCCACGATGGCGACCCGGACGCGAATCGGCGTCTGGTGCCGGGCACGCTCAAGCCGGTGAGCTGGGAATCGCAGCCCCTGGGCCAGATGCTGATCACCTCCGACGGCACCGAAGCCCCTATCGAATTCGAACCCCGCGAAGTGCTGGCCAAGGTGCTGCAGCGCCTGCACCACAAGGGCATCCATCCGGTGGTGGCGTTCGAACTGGAGTTTTATCTGTTCGACAAAACCCTCGATCATGGCCTGCCGCAATTTGCCCGTGACCCGCTGAGCGACGACGCCGACGACCAGCCCACCCTGCACATTGATCGACTGTCGCGCTTCTCAGGCGTCCTGGACGACATGGCGCAGACGGCCAAGGACCAGGGCATCGACATCACGGTGATTACCGCCGAGCTCGGCCCCGGCCAGTTCGAAATCAATTTCGGCCACCTCGACGACGGCTTGCGCGCCGCCGACTGGGCCGCGCTGTTCTGCCGCAGCACGCGCGGCGTGGCCCTCAAGCACGGTTACCGCGCCAGTTTCATGGCCAAGCCGTACTTGCAATACCCTGGCAGCGGCATGCACGTGCACGTCAGCCTGTATGACGGCGCGGGCAACAACCTGCTGGCGGCGCATCAGCAGCAACCGCTGCGCCACGCGGTGGCCGGGTGCCTGGAATTGCTGCCCCATTGCATGCCGATCTTCTCGCCCAACCACAATGCCTTCCGCCGCCTGGGCGGCACCGTCAACGCCGCCACCCGCGCCTGCTGGGGTTTCGAGGACCGCGATGCGTGCGTTCGCATCCCCGACTCCGACCCGCGCAACCTGCGGATCGAACACCGTCTGGCCAGCGCCGATGCGAACCCGTATCTGGTGCTGGCGGCGATCCTCGCCGGCCTGGAACATGGCCTCGACGCCCAGCGCGAGCCCATCGCCCCGCTGAACGAAGACCGCAACAGCGGCGCCGACTTCCCACTGGACATGCTCGACGCCGTACGCACCATGCAGCAGCAAGCCAGCGTGCGCGATAAGTTGGGCGCCGAATTTGTCGACGTGTATTGCGAGAACAAGCGCCAGGATCATCTGGCCTTTCAACAAGAAATCAACGCGCGGGAATACCGCTGGTTTCTTTAA
- a CDS encoding LysR family transcriptional regulator — translation MFDWNDLRFFLELQRSGRLLTAAQRLKTTHATVARHIEAIEKSLGTALFVQHAHGYELTPSGEALLKHAEAMENVALLAEDELTHTAAPLGKIRLGVAEGLGVMFLAGRMGGLFERYPGLEVELVAVPRFVSILNREAEISIHLERPSVDQLVTRKLTDYRLALYASRAYLDRHPPIEKREDLATHAWIDYVDDLLFSQELKLLSSFCRNPKVVFHSTSVIAQHHAARSGLGIAVLPCFMAASDPQLVPLLPGERIQRSYWISSRRELHKSVRLRVLWDYVVELCAREQKLLLGESN, via the coding sequence ATGTTCGACTGGAATGACTTGCGGTTTTTTCTCGAATTGCAACGCAGCGGTCGTCTGCTCACCGCCGCCCAGCGCCTGAAGACCACCCACGCCACGGTGGCGCGGCATATCGAGGCCATCGAGAAGAGCCTGGGCACCGCACTGTTCGTGCAGCACGCCCACGGTTACGAGTTGACCCCTTCCGGCGAAGCCCTGCTCAAGCACGCCGAAGCCATGGAAAACGTCGCGCTGCTGGCCGAAGACGAACTCACCCACACCGCCGCGCCCCTGGGCAAGATCCGCCTCGGTGTGGCTGAAGGCCTGGGTGTGATGTTCCTCGCCGGACGCATGGGCGGCCTGTTCGAACGTTATCCGGGGCTGGAAGTGGAACTGGTGGCTGTGCCGCGCTTCGTCAGCATCCTCAACCGCGAAGCGGAGATCAGCATCCACCTCGAACGCCCCAGCGTCGACCAACTCGTTACCCGCAAACTCACCGACTACCGCCTGGCCCTCTACGCCAGTCGCGCCTATCTGGACCGCCACCCGCCCATCGAAAAACGCGAAGACCTCGCCACCCATGCCTGGATCGATTACGTCGATGACCTGCTGTTCAGCCAGGAACTCAAACTGCTCAGCAGCTTTTGCCGCAACCCCAAAGTGGTGTTCCACAGCACCAGTGTCATTGCCCAACACCACGCCGCGCGCTCGGGGCTGGGGATTGCAGTGTTGCCGTGCTTTATGGCGGCGTCCGACCCGCAATTGGTGCCGTTGCTGCCGGGGGAGCGGATTCAGCGCAGCTACTGGATCAGCTCGCGTCGCGAGTTGCACAAGTCGGTGCGGCTGCGGGTGTTGTGGGATTACGTGGTGGAGCTGTGCGCGCGGGAGCAAAAGCTGTTGCTCGGTGAGTCCAATTGA
- a CDS encoding GMC family oxidoreductase → MPTAAAEYDYVVVGAGPAGCLLANRLSANPAHRVLLLEAGGRDNYPWIHIPVGYLFCIGNPRTDWCFKTEAQPGLQGRALSYPRGKVLGGCSSINGMIYMRGQARDYDGWAAEGNAGWAWEDVLPLFKHSENHFAGGSEFHSNGGEWRVEQQRLSWPILDAFREAAAQSGIANVSDFNQGDNEGCGYFQVNQKAGVRWNAAKAFLKPVRQRPNLTVITEVEVDRVLLENGRASQVVGRRLGQPVSWKARREIILCAGSVGSPGILQRSGIGPSKVLKPLGINVLHELPGVGGNLQDHLQLRLIYKLENARTLNQIAGTVWGKMGMGLRYLYDRSGPLSMAPSQLGAFARSGPEQASANLEYHVQPLSLERFGEPLHGFPAFTASVCDLRPHSRGRVDIRSANPADAPLIQPNYLSHPEDLRVAADAIRLTRRIVAAPALSQFKPVEYLPGESLQTQEQLHEAAARIGTTIFHPVGTCRMGSDKDAVVDAQLRVHGIPGLRVADASIMPRITSGNTCSPTLMIAEKAAQLILSPNTRSFAPEKEPVHAI, encoded by the coding sequence ATGCCCACTGCAGCTGCTGAATATGATTACGTCGTAGTAGGCGCCGGCCCCGCCGGTTGCCTGCTGGCCAATCGACTGTCCGCCAACCCCGCCCACCGCGTACTGCTGTTGGAAGCCGGCGGCCGCGACAACTATCCCTGGATCCACATCCCCGTCGGCTATCTGTTCTGCATCGGAAACCCGCGCACCGACTGGTGCTTCAAAACCGAAGCCCAGCCGGGCCTGCAGGGGCGCGCGTTGAGCTATCCGCGAGGCAAAGTGCTGGGCGGTTGCTCCTCCATCAACGGCATGATCTACATGCGCGGCCAGGCCCGTGACTACGATGGCTGGGCCGCCGAAGGCAACGCCGGCTGGGCGTGGGAGGACGTACTGCCGCTGTTCAAGCACAGCGAAAACCACTTTGCCGGTGGCTCGGAATTTCACAGTAATGGCGGCGAATGGCGCGTCGAACAGCAACGACTGTCGTGGCCGATCCTGGATGCTTTTCGCGAAGCGGCAGCGCAAAGCGGCATCGCTAATGTCAGCGATTTCAACCAGGGCGATAACGAAGGCTGCGGCTACTTCCAGGTCAATCAGAAGGCCGGGGTGCGCTGGAATGCGGCCAAGGCGTTCCTCAAACCCGTCCGCCAACGCCCCAATCTCACCGTGATCACCGAAGTGGAAGTCGACCGTGTGCTGCTGGAAAACGGGCGTGCCTCTCAAGTGGTCGGGCGCCGGCTCGGCCAGCCCGTGAGTTGGAAAGCCCGCCGGGAGATCATCCTGTGCGCCGGTTCGGTGGGCTCGCCGGGCATCCTGCAACGTTCAGGAATCGGGCCGTCCAAAGTGCTCAAACCCTTGGGCATCAATGTGCTGCACGAATTGCCCGGCGTGGGCGGCAACCTGCAGGATCACTTGCAGCTGCGGCTGATCTACAAACTGGAAAACGCGCGCACTCTCAACCAGATCGCCGGCACCGTGTGGGGCAAGATGGGCATGGGCCTGCGTTACCTGTACGACCGCAGCGGCCCGTTGTCGATGGCGCCCAGTCAGCTCGGCGCGTTTGCGCGCTCGGGGCCGGAGCAGGCCTCGGCCAACCTCGAATATCATGTGCAGCCGTTGTCCCTGGAGCGCTTCGGCGAACCGTTGCACGGCTTTCCCGCGTTCACCGCCTCGGTGTGCGATCTGCGCCCGCACAGCCGTGGCCGGGTCGATATCCGCTCGGCCAACCCGGCGGACGCGCCACTGATCCAGCCCAACTACCTCAGCCACCCCGAAGACCTGCGCGTGGCCGCCGATGCCATCCGCCTGACGCGGCGCATCGTCGCGGCGCCGGCCTTGAGCCAGTTCAAACCGGTGGAATACTTGCCGGGCGAGTCGCTGCAAACCCAAGAGCAACTGCACGAAGCCGCCGCGCGCATCGGCACGACGATTTTCCACCCGGTGGGCACTTGCCGCATGGGCAGCGATAAAGACGCGGTGGTCGACGCCCAATTGCGCGTGCATGGCATCCCCGGCCTGCGTGTCGCCGATGCCTCGATCATGCCGCGCATCACTTCCGGCAATACCTGCTCACCCACGCTGATGATCGCGGAAAAAGCCGCGCAGCTGATCCTTTCGCCGAACACAAGGAGCTTCGCACCGGAGAAAGAACCGGTTCACGCAATCTGA
- a CDS encoding MFS transporter: MSDHAQPLGSAINASTGNDSKKVIFASSLGTVFEWYDFFLYGALAAVISKQFFAGVNDTTAFIFALMAFAAGFVVRPFGALVFGRLGDMIGRKYTFLVTIILMGVATFCVGLLPNYASIGIAAPIILIVLRMLQGLALGGEYGGAATYVAEHAPVGKRGFHTSWIQSTATIGLLLSLLVVLACRYFTGDQFEVWGWRIPFLFSIVLLGISTWIRMSLHESPAFLKMKEEGKASKAPIRESFGKWENLKVVLIALFSINGGQAVTFYAAQFYVLFFLTQFLRMDPALANMLLIISVVIGAPFFILFGWLSDKIGRKPVLMLGLLLATALYFPIFKGLAHYTNPAMDQASRQAPIIVLADPATCTFQFDPVGKARFDSPCDKVKTFLVKQGLPYTSAAAPAGSPVQVSVGDVRIDGFDEAALRGAVTLAGYPSSADAAQVNKVMVVALIVLLILIAAMCYGPLAALMVELFPTRIRYTSMSLPYHIGNGWFGGFLPTVSFALVVYTGDIFYGLWYPVVVTGVSLIIGLFCLKETRHVDIDSN; this comes from the coding sequence ATGTCAGACCACGCTCAACCCCTGGGCTCGGCAATAAACGCGAGCACCGGCAACGATTCCAAAAAAGTCATCTTCGCCTCGTCCCTGGGGACGGTGTTCGAGTGGTATGACTTTTTCCTCTACGGCGCCCTCGCGGCGGTGATCAGCAAACAGTTCTTTGCCGGGGTCAACGACACCACGGCGTTTATCTTTGCCTTGATGGCCTTCGCGGCCGGCTTTGTGGTGAGGCCGTTCGGCGCACTGGTGTTCGGCCGCCTGGGCGACATGATCGGGCGCAAATACACGTTCCTGGTGACCATCATCCTGATGGGCGTGGCGACCTTCTGCGTCGGGCTGTTGCCCAACTACGCCAGCATCGGCATTGCCGCGCCGATCATCCTGATCGTGCTGCGCATGCTGCAGGGCCTGGCGCTGGGCGGTGAATACGGCGGTGCCGCCACGTATGTCGCCGAGCACGCACCGGTCGGCAAGCGCGGGTTCCACACCAGCTGGATCCAGTCCACCGCCACCATCGGCCTGCTGCTTTCACTGTTGGTGGTACTGGCATGCCGCTATTTCACCGGCGACCAGTTCGAAGTCTGGGGCTGGCGGATTCCGTTCCTGTTTTCCATCGTGCTGCTGGGCATCTCCACCTGGATCCGCATGAGCCTGCATGAGTCGCCGGCCTTTCTGAAAATGAAAGAGGAAGGCAAGGCCAGCAAGGCGCCGATCCGCGAGTCGTTCGGTAAATGGGAAAACCTCAAAGTGGTGCTGATCGCGCTGTTCAGCATCAACGGCGGGCAGGCCGTGACCTTCTACGCGGCGCAGTTCTACGTGCTGTTCTTCCTCACCCAGTTCCTGCGGATGGACCCGGCCCTGGCCAACATGCTGCTGATTATCAGCGTGGTAATTGGCGCGCCGTTCTTCATCCTGTTCGGCTGGCTGTCGGACAAAATCGGGCGCAAACCGGTGCTGATGCTCGGCCTGCTGCTTGCCACTGCGCTGTATTTCCCGATCTTCAAGGGCCTGGCGCACTACACCAACCCGGCGATGGACCAGGCCAGCCGCCAGGCGCCGATCATCGTGCTGGCCGACCCGGCCACCTGTACCTTCCAATTCGACCCGGTGGGAAAGGCGCGGTTTGATAGCCCATGCGACAAGGTCAAGACCTTTCTGGTCAAACAAGGCCTGCCTTACACCAGCGCCGCCGCGCCGGCCGGCAGCCCGGTACAGGTGAGCGTGGGCGATGTGCGCATCGACGGTTTTGACGAAGCGGCCCTGCGTGGCGCCGTGACCCTGGCCGGTTACCCGTCTTCGGCGGATGCGGCGCAGGTCAACAAAGTCATGGTGGTGGCGCTGATCGTGCTGCTGATCCTGATCGCGGCCATGTGCTACGGCCCGCTGGCGGCGTTGATGGTGGAGCTTTTCCCGACACGCATCCGCTACACCTCGATGTCCCTGCCCTACCACATCGGTAACGGTTGGTTCGGCGGGTTCCTGCCGACGGTATCGTTTGCGCTGGTGGTATACACCGGCGATATCTTCTACGGCCTGTGGTACCCGGTGGTGGTGACGGGGGTGAGCCTGATTATCGGGTTGTTCTGCCTTAAGGAAACGCGGCACGTGGATATCGATAGCAACTGA
- a CDS encoding DNA topoisomerase III translates to MRLYLCEKPSQAKDIAAVLGAGRRGDGCWLGNGVTVTWCIGHLLETAPPDAYDAKYKRWVLADLPIVPDKWKMLVKPKTASQFKAVKRLLGEAQELVIATDADREGEMIARELVEHCRYRGPIQRLWLSALDDASIRKALAALKPGADTFSLYHSALGRSRADWLIGMNMSRLFTLLGRQSGYQGVLPVGRVQTPTLRLVVDRDRSIADFVPVAYWAIDVDLRHAHMTFTAQWRAAEDACDDQGRCLNSQLAQAAADAMGNATSARLVKLRTERMREVAPLPFDLGTLQEICSKKLGLGAQETLDIAQSLYETHKVITYPRSDCGYLPLSQHGEAPKILAALGRADPAVGDLMPHIDPQRRSRAWNDAKVSAHHGIIPTGAGKDVGQLSSKHRAVYTLIRARYLAQFLPNHEYDRTQADFDCAGFALRAVGKVVIEPGWKRALPEALAPTKGREAPAPQALPALVQGQDYAVAKVTLKDLWTQPPKPFTEGDLIKAMKNVAKLVEDPLLKQKLKDTTGIGTEATRAGIIQGLLDRGYLVKNGKALAATPAAFSLIDAVPRAIADPGTTAIWEQALDMVQSGEMSLEEFVAKQAAWMSKQVARCNGLRMTITGPASPAGRGATPWKNKRKAAARKTSTSPKRAKKPVNSG, encoded by the coding sequence ATGCGACTGTACCTTTGTGAAAAACCCTCCCAGGCCAAGGACATTGCGGCGGTGCTCGGTGCCGGTCGTCGTGGCGATGGGTGTTGGCTGGGCAATGGGGTCACGGTCACCTGGTGCATTGGGCACCTGCTGGAAACCGCCCCGCCCGATGCCTACGACGCCAAGTACAAACGCTGGGTGCTGGCCGACCTGCCGATCGTGCCGGACAAATGGAAGATGCTGGTCAAACCCAAGACCGCCAGCCAGTTCAAGGCGGTCAAGCGCTTGCTGGGGGAAGCCCAGGAACTGGTGATCGCCACCGACGCCGACCGTGAGGGCGAGATGATCGCCCGCGAGTTGGTGGAGCATTGCCGCTATCGGGGGCCGATCCAGCGGCTGTGGTTGTCGGCGCTGGACGACGCTTCGATTCGCAAGGCGCTGGCCGCCCTCAAGCCCGGCGCCGACACCTTCAGTCTGTACCACTCGGCCCTGGGCCGCTCCCGCGCCGACTGGCTGATCGGCATGAACATGAGTCGTCTGTTCACGCTGCTGGGGCGTCAGTCCGGTTATCAAGGCGTGTTGCCGGTGGGCCGGGTGCAAACGCCCACCTTGCGCCTGGTGGTGGACCGCGACCGCAGCATCGCCGATTTCGTCCCGGTGGCTTACTGGGCCATCGATGTGGACCTGCGCCACGCACACATGACCTTCACGGCCCAATGGCGCGCCGCCGAGGATGCCTGCGACGACCAGGGCCGCTGTCTCAACTCGCAACTGGCGCAGGCCGCCGCCGATGCCATGGGCAACGCCACCAGCGCGCGCCTGGTAAAGCTGCGCACCGAACGCATGCGCGAGGTGGCGCCCTTGCCTTTCGACCTGGGCACTCTGCAGGAAATCTGCTCGAAGAAACTCGGCCTCGGCGCACAGGAAACGCTGGACATTGCCCAATCCCTCTACGAAACCCACAAGGTCATCACCTACCCGCGCAGCGATTGCGGCTACTTGCCGCTGAGCCAGCACGGCGAGGCACCGAAGATTCTCGCCGCGCTGGGACGTGCCGATCCGGCGGTCGGCGACCTGATGCCGCATATCGATCCCCAGCGACGCTCGCGGGCATGGAACGATGCCAAAGTCAGCGCCCACCACGGCATCATTCCCACCGGGGCCGGCAAGGATGTGGGCCAGCTCAGCAGCAAGCACCGCGCGGTGTACACCTTGATTCGCGCACGCTATCTGGCGCAGTTCCTGCCCAACCACGAATACGATCGCACTCAGGCGGATTTCGACTGCGCCGGTTTTGCCCTGCGCGCGGTGGGCAAAGTGGTGATCGAGCCAGGCTGGAAACGCGCCCTGCCCGAAGCACTCGCACCCACCAAGGGCCGCGAAGCGCCAGCGCCCCAGGCCCTACCGGCGCTGGTGCAGGGCCAGGATTACGCAGTAGCCAAGGTCACGCTCAAGGACCTGTGGACCCAGCCACCCAAACCCTTTACCGAAGGCGACCTGATCAAGGCGATGAAAAACGTGGCCAAACTGGTGGAGGACCCGCTGCTCAAGCAAAAGCTCAAGGACACCACCGGCATCGGCACCGAAGCCACTCGCGCCGGTATTATCCAGGGGCTGCTCGACCGCGGTTACCTGGTCAAGAACGGCAAGGCGCTGGCCGCCACGCCAGCGGCATTCAGCCTGATCGACGCGGTGCCCCGCGCCATCGCCGACCCCGGCACCACCGCCATCTGGGAACAAGCGTTGGACATGGTGCAAAGCGGTGAAATGAGTCTGGAGGAGTTCGTCGCCAAACAGGCGGCCTGGATGAGCAAGCAGGTGGCGCGTTGCAATGGCCTGCGCATGACCATCACCGGCCCGGCCAGCCCGGCAGGCCGAGGAGCGACGCCGTGGAAAAACAAACGCAAGGCAGCCGCTCGCAAGACATCGACCAGCCCAAAACGGGCAAA